From one Lycium barbarum isolate Lr01 chromosome 6, ASM1917538v2, whole genome shotgun sequence genomic stretch:
- the LOC132598930 gene encoding uncharacterized protein LOC132598930, with translation MVSVLSNSYDRYAKLLNGTHKSHVHSHEEAGTLAKYKPEINTTLLITDLKRMEVAATEALEYFNSTRHMILYYEDIVRNQAKLVDVLEFLRLPEMDLSSRQVKIHNGPLQEYIKNWVDVNKTLNGTVYEKFLRADY, from the exons ATGGTTTCAGTGCTCTCAAATTCCTATGATCGATATGCCAAACTCTTGAATGGAACACACAAGTCTCATGTGCACTCACATGAAGAG GCTGGTACTCTTGCAAAGTATAAACCAGAAATCAATACAACATTGTTGATCACGGATTTGAAGAGAATGGAGGTAGCAGCCACGGAGGCACTGGAATACTTCAATAGCACTCGGCATATGATTCTGTATTACGAAGATATTGTTAGAAATCAAGCT AAATTGGTAGATGTTCTTGAGTTTCTAAGATTGCCAGAGATGGATCTAAGTAGCCGTCAAGTTAAGATACATAACGGGCCATTACAAGAGTATATCAAGAACTGGGTTGATGTGAACAAGACCTTGAATGGAACAGTTTATGAGAAGTTCCTCCGAGCTGATTATTAA
- the LOC132644664 gene encoding uncharacterized protein LOC132644664 encodes MARSCTLLTCTIKGQASMKCVKMSKSPEDSGVEGTETTWNVSGSGNILCSKVDADENYALFGGKGVEVNVWDLNQCAKIWTAKSPAKNSLGIFTPTWFTSATFLCKDDHRKFVAGTNSHQVFCFLS; translated from the exons ATGGCTAG ATCATGTACCCTGCTTACGTGCACAATAAAAGGACAAGCAAGCATGAAGTGTGTTAAAATGTCAAAATCACCTGAAGATTCTGGTGTTGAAGGTACAGAAACGACATGGAATGTTAGTGGTTCAGGCAACATTTTGTGCTCCAAGGTTGACGCAGATGAAAACTATGCATTGTTTGGTGG gaaGGGCGTTGAGGTTAACGTATGGGATCTGAACCAGTGTGCTAAAATTTGGACTGCAAAATCT CCAGCAAAAAATAGCCTTGGTATATTCACCCCAACTTGGTTTACATCTGCAACTTTCTTGTGCAAAGATGACCACCGCAAATTTGTTGCAGGCACGAACAGTCACCAGGTATTTTGTTTTCttagctaa